A DNA window from Streptomyces sp. B21-083 contains the following coding sequences:
- the rapZ gene encoding RNase adapter RapZ: MTEHETPKAERTADGQTGHKEAGDDRSRHAEGPAPGETAGQAPPGQEDGEQVGTGIETAGTAEAAIPELVIISGMSGAGRSTAAKCLEDLGWFVVDNLPPALIPTMVELGARSQGNVARIAVVVDVRGRRFFDNLRDSLADLAVKGVTRRIVFLESSDDALVRRFESVRRPHPLQGDGRIVDGIDAERELLRELRGDADLVIDTSSLNVHELRAKMDAQFAGDEEPELRATVMSFGFKYGLPVDADLVVDMRFLPNPHWVPELRPYTGLNEEVSAYVFNQPGAKEFLDRYAELLQLIAAGYRREGKRYVTIAVGCTGGKHRSVATSEKLAARLASQGVETVIVHRDMGRE, translated from the coding sequence ATGACCGAGCACGAGACACCGAAGGCCGAGCGCACAGCGGACGGCCAGACAGGTCACAAGGAAGCGGGCGATGATCGCTCGCGGCACGCCGAGGGTCCGGCACCGGGCGAGACGGCGGGCCAGGCACCACCGGGCCAGGAAGACGGAGAGCAAGTGGGTACGGGCATCGAGACAGCCGGGACCGCCGAGGCGGCCATCCCCGAGCTGGTGATCATCTCCGGTATGTCCGGAGCCGGCCGTTCGACGGCCGCCAAGTGTCTGGAGGACCTCGGCTGGTTCGTCGTCGACAACCTGCCGCCCGCGCTGATCCCCACGATGGTGGAGCTCGGGGCCCGCTCCCAGGGCAACGTGGCCAGGATCGCGGTCGTCGTCGACGTACGCGGCAGGCGTTTCTTCGACAATCTCCGTGATTCGCTCGCCGATCTGGCGGTGAAGGGCGTCACCCGGCGGATCGTCTTCCTGGAGTCCTCGGACGACGCCCTGGTACGCCGTTTCGAGTCGGTGCGCCGGCCGCACCCCCTCCAGGGCGACGGCCGCATCGTCGACGGCATCGACGCCGAGCGCGAACTGCTGCGCGAACTGCGCGGCGACGCCGACCTGGTGATCGACACCTCCAGCCTCAACGTGCACGAACTGCGCGCCAAGATGGACGCCCAGTTCGCCGGCGACGAGGAGCCCGAGCTGCGGGCCACGGTGATGTCCTTCGGCTTCAAGTACGGCCTCCCGGTCGACGCCGACCTGGTCGTGGACATGCGGTTCCTGCCCAACCCGCACTGGGTCCCGGAGCTGCGCCCCTACACCGGCCTCAACGAGGAGGTGTCGGCGTACGTCTTCAACCAGCCCGGCGCCAAGGAGTTCCTCGACCGGTACGCGGAGCTGCTGCAGCTCATCGCCGCCGGATACCGCCGCGAGGGCAAGCGCTATGTGACGATCGCGGTCGGCTGCACCGGCGGCAAGCACCGTTCCGTCGCCACCTCCGAGAAGCTCGCCGCGCGCCTTGCCTCGCAGGGCGTGGAGACCGTGATCGTGCACCGGGACATGGGACGGGAATGA
- a CDS encoding RNA polymerase-binding protein RbpA: MASGNAIRGSRVGAGPMGEAERGESAPRLRISFWCSNGHETVPSFASDAQVPDTWDCPRCGFPAGQDRDNPPAPPRTEPYKTHLAYVRERRSDADGEAILAEALAKLRGEI, from the coding sequence GTGGCAAGTGGCAACGCGATCCGAGGAAGCCGGGTCGGGGCGGGGCCGATGGGCGAGGCCGAGCGTGGCGAGTCCGCGCCACGTCTGCGCATCTCCTTCTGGTGCTCCAACGGACACGAAACGGTGCCCAGCTTCGCCAGCGACGCGCAGGTCCCCGACACCTGGGACTGCCCGCGCTGCGGCTTTCCCGCCGGCCAGGACCGGGACAACCCACCGGCCCCGCCGCGCACCGAGCCGTACAAGACGCACCTGGCGTACGTACGGGAACGGCGCAGCGACGCGGACGGCGAGGCGATCCTCGCCGAGGCCCTCGCCAAACTGCGGGGCGAGATCTAG
- the secG gene encoding preprotein translocase subunit SecG, with amino-acid sequence MVLGFSIALIVFSLLLMLLVLMHKGKGGGLSDMFGGGMQSSVGGSSVAERNLDRITVVIGLLWFASIVVLGILMKVNN; translated from the coding sequence GTGGTTTTGGGGTTCTCGATCGCCCTGATCGTCTTCAGCCTGCTGCTGATGCTGCTGGTGCTGATGCACAAGGGGAAGGGCGGCGGCCTCTCCGACATGTTCGGTGGCGGCATGCAGTCGTCCGTCGGCGGCTCCTCGGTCGCCGAGCGCAACCTCGACCGCATCACCGTGGTGATCGGCCTGTTGTGGTTCGCGTCCATTGTCGTACTCGGCATCCTGATGAAGGTGAACAACTGA
- the whiA gene encoding DNA-binding protein WhiA, with amino-acid sequence MAMTAAVKDEISRLPVTRTCCRKAEVSAILRFAGGLHLVSGRIVIEAELDTAMAARRLKRDILEIFGHSSELIVMAPGGLRRGSRYVVRVVAGGDQLARQTGLVDGRGRPIRGLPPQVVSGATCDAEAAWRGAFLAHGSLTEPGRSSSLEVTCPGPEAALALVGAARRLSIAAKAREVRGVDRVVVRDGDAIGALLTRLGAHESVLAWEERRMRREVRATANRLANFDDANLRRSARAAVAAGARVQRALEILAEEVPEHLAAAGQLRMEHKQASLEELGALADPPLTKDAVAGRIRRLLAMADKRAQDLGVPGTESNLTEEMADAG; translated from the coding sequence ATGGCGATGACGGCAGCGGTGAAGGACGAGATTTCCCGGCTCCCCGTCACCCGTACCTGCTGCAGGAAGGCGGAGGTCTCCGCCATTCTGCGGTTCGCCGGCGGCCTCCACCTGGTGAGCGGGCGCATCGTGATCGAGGCGGAGCTGGACACCGCGATGGCGGCCCGTCGGCTCAAGCGGGACATTCTGGAGATCTTCGGCCACAGTTCCGAACTGATCGTGATGGCACCCGGCGGACTGCGCCGCGGCTCCCGTTACGTCGTCCGGGTGGTCGCGGGAGGTGACCAGTTGGCCCGCCAGACAGGGCTCGTGGACGGCCGTGGGCGCCCGATCAGGGGCCTGCCCCCCCAGGTGGTCTCCGGGGCGACCTGTGACGCGGAGGCGGCCTGGAGAGGTGCCTTCCTGGCCCACGGCTCGCTCACCGAGCCGGGACGTTCCTCGTCCTTGGAGGTGACCTGCCCCGGCCCCGAGGCCGCGCTCGCCCTCGTCGGCGCCGCCCGACGACTCTCGATCGCCGCCAAGGCCCGCGAGGTGCGGGGTGTCGACCGGGTGGTCGTCCGCGACGGGGACGCGATCGGCGCCCTCCTCACCCGGCTCGGCGCACACGAGTCCGTGCTGGCCTGGGAGGAGCGGCGGATGCGCCGTGAGGTCCGGGCAACCGCGAACCGCCTCGCCAACTTCGACGACGCCAACCTGCGACGGTCCGCGCGCGCGGCCGTCGCCGCCGGCGCCCGGGTCCAGCGCGCGCTGGAGATCCTCGCCGAAGAGGTCCCCGAGCATCTCGCGGCGGCCGGACAGCTGCGTATGGAGCACAAGCAGGCCTCCCTGGAGGAGCTCGGCGCCCTCGCCGACCCGCCGCTGACCAAGGACGCCGTCGCGGGCCGAATCCGCCGGCTGCTCGCCATGGCCGACAAGCGGGCCCAGGACCTGGGCGTTCCGGGGACGGAGTCCAACCTCACCGAAGAGATGGCCGACGCGGGCTGA
- the gap gene encoding type I glyceraldehyde-3-phosphate dehydrogenase yields the protein MTIRVGINGFGRIGRNYFRALLEQGADIEIVAVNDLGDTATTAHLLKYDTILGRLKAEVSHTADTITVDGHTIKVLSERDPADIPWGELGVDIVIESTGIFTKKADAAKHIAGGAKKVLISAPASDEDITIVLGVNEDKYDAANHHIISNASCTTNCVAPMAKVLLENFGIVSGLMTTVHAYTSDQRLQDFPHKDLRRARAAAENIIPASTGAAKALGVVIPELSGKLNGMAMRVPVPTGSVTDLVVETERVVTKEEVNAAFQKAAQGELKGYLDYTEDAIVSSDIVGWPASCTFDSSLTMVQGNSVKIIGWYDNEWGYSNRLVDLTVFVGNQL from the coding sequence GTGACGATCCGCGTAGGCATCAACGGCTTTGGCCGCATCGGTCGTAACTACTTCCGCGCGCTGCTGGAGCAGGGTGCTGACATCGAGATCGTGGCTGTCAACGACCTGGGTGACACCGCGACCACCGCTCACCTGCTCAAGTACGACACCATCCTGGGTCGACTCAAGGCCGAGGTGTCGCACACCGCCGACACGATCACGGTCGACGGTCACACCATCAAGGTGCTCTCCGAGCGCGACCCGGCCGACATCCCCTGGGGTGAGCTGGGCGTCGACATCGTCATCGAGTCGACCGGCATCTTCACCAAGAAGGCCGACGCCGCGAAGCACATCGCCGGTGGAGCGAAGAAGGTTCTCATCTCGGCTCCGGCCTCGGACGAGGACATCACGATCGTCCTCGGCGTCAACGAGGACAAGTACGACGCGGCGAACCACCACATCATCTCGAACGCCTCCTGCACCACCAACTGTGTGGCGCCGATGGCCAAGGTTCTCCTGGAGAACTTCGGCATCGTCTCGGGCCTGATGACCACGGTGCACGCCTACACCAGCGACCAGCGTCTGCAGGACTTCCCGCACAAGGACCTGCGCCGCGCCCGCGCCGCCGCCGAGAACATCATCCCGGCGAGCACCGGTGCGGCCAAGGCCCTCGGCGTGGTCATCCCGGAGCTGTCGGGCAAGCTCAACGGCATGGCGATGCGGGTGCCGGTCCCGACGGGATCCGTCACCGACCTGGTCGTCGAGACGGAGCGCGTGGTGACCAAGGAAGAGGTCAACGCCGCGTTCCAGAAGGCCGCCCAGGGCGAGCTGAAGGGCTACCTGGACTACACCGAGGACGCGATCGTCTCCTCGGACATCGTCGGCTGGCCGGCCTCCTGCACCTTCGACTCCTCGCTGACCATGGTGCAGGGCAACAGCGTGAAGATCATCGGCTGGTACGACAACGAGTGGGGCTACTCCAACCGCCTCGTCGACCTCACGGTCTTCGTCGGCAACCAGCTCTGA
- the tpiA gene encoding triose-phosphate isomerase gives MTTRTPLMAGNWKMNLNHLEAIAHVQKLAFALADKDYEACEVAVLPPFTDLRSVQTLVDGDKLKIKYGAQDISAHDTGAYTGEISGPMLAKLKCTYVAIGHSERRQYHDETDELVNAKVKAAYKHGLTPILCVGEELEVREAGNHVSHTLAQVEGGLKDVTAEQAETVVIAYEPVWAIGTGKVCGSDDAQEVCGAIRAKLVELYSQDVADAVRIQYGGSVKSGNVAEIMAKPDIDGALVGGASLDADEFVKIVRFRDQ, from the coding sequence ATGACCACTCGCACGCCCCTGATGGCGGGCAACTGGAAGATGAACCTCAACCACCTTGAGGCCATCGCCCACGTCCAGAAGCTCGCCTTCGCCCTCGCGGACAAGGACTACGAGGCCTGTGAGGTCGCGGTCCTGCCGCCCTTCACCGACCTGCGTTCGGTACAGACCCTGGTCGACGGCGACAAACTGAAGATCAAATACGGCGCCCAGGACATCTCCGCGCACGACACGGGCGCCTACACGGGCGAGATCTCCGGCCCGATGCTGGCCAAACTCAAGTGCACCTACGTGGCGATCGGCCACTCGGAGCGCCGCCAGTACCACGACGAGACCGACGAGCTCGTCAACGCCAAGGTGAAGGCCGCCTACAAGCACGGCCTGACCCCGATCCTGTGCGTCGGCGAGGAGCTGGAGGTCCGCGAGGCGGGCAACCACGTCTCCCACACGCTCGCCCAGGTCGAGGGCGGCCTCAAGGACGTCACGGCCGAGCAGGCCGAGACCGTCGTCATCGCGTACGAGCCCGTCTGGGCCATCGGCACCGGGAAGGTCTGCGGCTCCGACGACGCCCAGGAGGTCTGCGGGGCGATCCGTGCGAAGCTCGTCGAGCTCTACTCCCAGGACGTCGCCGACGCCGTACGCATCCAGTACGGCGGCTCGGTGAAGTCCGGGAACGTCGCGGAGATCATGGCGAAGCCCGACATCGATGGCGCGCTGGTCGGCGGTGCCTCCCTGGACGCCGACGAGTTCGTCAAGATCGTTCGGTTCCGCGACCAGTGA
- a CDS encoding phosphoglycerate kinase — MKTIDELLAEGVDGKRVFVRADLNVPLADGVITDDGRIRAVLPTVKALADAGAKVLVASHLGRPKGAPDPVFSLRPAAERLGELLDAPVAFAQDTVGPAAQDAVNGLKAGQVAVLENLRFNAGETSKDDTERGEFADQLAALADVYVGDGFGAVHRGHASVLDLPARLPHYAGYLIATEVGVLKKLTEDVKRPYVVVLGGAKVSDKLAVIDQLLGKADRILIGGGMMFTFLKAKGYEIGSSLVQEDQLPAVNEYIERAEKNGVELILPVDVLVGSAFPDLKTKAPANPTTVAADAMPADRMGLDIGPESGTLYASKLADAGTVFWNGPMGVFEHPDYAEGTKAVAQALLDSPAFTVVGGGDSAAAVRILGFDENAFGHISTGGGASLEYLEGKTLPGLAALEG; from the coding sequence ATGAAGACGATCGACGAACTCCTCGCTGAAGGAGTCGACGGCAAGCGGGTCTTCGTCCGCGCCGACCTGAACGTGCCGCTGGCCGACGGAGTCATCACCGACGACGGCCGCATCCGGGCCGTCCTGCCCACCGTCAAGGCCCTCGCGGACGCCGGTGCCAAGGTCCTCGTCGCCTCCCACCTGGGCCGCCCCAAGGGCGCCCCGGACCCTGTCTTCTCCCTGCGGCCCGCCGCCGAGCGCCTCGGTGAACTCCTGGACGCCCCCGTGGCCTTCGCCCAGGACACCGTCGGCCCCGCCGCCCAGGACGCCGTGAACGGCCTCAAGGCCGGCCAGGTCGCGGTGCTCGAGAACCTGCGCTTCAACGCCGGCGAGACGTCGAAGGACGACACCGAGCGCGGCGAGTTCGCCGATCAGCTCGCGGCCCTCGCCGATGTCTACGTGGGTGACGGCTTCGGCGCCGTACACCGCGGACACGCCTCGGTCCTCGACCTGCCGGCCCGCCTGCCGCACTACGCCGGCTACCTCATCGCCACCGAGGTCGGCGTCCTCAAGAAGCTCACCGAGGACGTCAAGCGGCCCTACGTCGTCGTCCTCGGCGGCGCCAAGGTCTCCGACAAGCTCGCCGTCATCGACCAGCTCCTCGGCAAGGCCGACCGCATCCTCATCGGCGGCGGCATGATGTTCACCTTCCTCAAGGCCAAGGGGTACGAGATCGGGTCCTCGCTCGTCCAGGAGGACCAGCTCCCGGCCGTCAACGAGTACATCGAGCGCGCGGAGAAGAACGGCGTCGAGCTGATCCTCCCCGTCGACGTGCTGGTCGGCTCGGCGTTCCCGGACCTGAAGACCAAGGCTCCGGCGAACCCCACCACCGTCGCCGCGGACGCGATGCCCGCGGACCGGATGGGCCTGGACATCGGTCCGGAGTCCGGCACGCTGTACGCCTCGAAGCTCGCCGACGCCGGCACCGTCTTCTGGAACGGGCCCATGGGCGTCTTCGAGCACCCCGACTACGCCGAGGGCACCAAGGCGGTCGCCCAGGCCCTCCTCGACTCCCCGGCCTTCACGGTCGTCGGCGGCGGAGACTCCGCCGCCGCCGTGCGCATCCTGGGCTTCGACGAGAACGCATTCGGCCACATCTCGACCGGTGGCGGCGCCTCCCTCGAATACCTCGAGGGCAAGACGCTTCCCGGTCTCGCCGCACTGGAAGGCTGA
- a CDS encoding MFS transporter, whose protein sequence is MTTVEMAGARVPAWRGGFGRLWSAAVLSSFGDALRTAALPLLATTLTDKPLLIASVTACGYLPWLVFGLLGGAVADRVDQRRAMWTVDALRGLLVACFAVAVGLGHASIGLLVALAFALTTLQTLFDNASTALLPTLVEKEALGGANARLMTGQRVAGGLLAAPMVPVLLLLGAAVPYAVDAVTFLAGAALVASLRPDVPARTPRPAGSTLRTEIAAGLRALWHDGPLRGLCAATALCNVGMGALIATMVLLVTRWLDAGDGGYVAAMTAYTVGSLAGGVLNAWLVGRLGRIRAVLLAGTAQIGALVVMGSVRSLAALVAALAVFGLMGMVWNVNTTTLMQSRSPAAMLGRISSAFRTLAVAGAPLGALLGGAVATAWGLNTPALLAAAFFVLSVTALIPALKADVSVTG, encoded by the coding sequence GTGACTACGGTCGAGATGGCGGGAGCGCGTGTGCCCGCGTGGCGCGGGGGATTCGGGCGGTTGTGGAGCGCCGCCGTACTCTCCAGCTTCGGCGACGCGCTGCGCACCGCCGCACTGCCCCTGCTCGCGACCACACTCACCGACAAGCCCCTGCTCATCGCGTCCGTGACGGCCTGCGGCTATCTGCCCTGGCTCGTCTTCGGACTGCTCGGCGGGGCCGTCGCGGACCGGGTCGACCAGCGCCGCGCCATGTGGACGGTCGATGCGCTACGAGGACTACTGGTCGCCTGTTTCGCCGTGGCCGTCGGCCTCGGCCATGCCTCGATCGGCCTGCTCGTCGCGCTCGCCTTCGCGCTGACCACCCTTCAGACCCTCTTCGACAACGCCTCGACTGCCCTGCTGCCGACCTTGGTCGAGAAGGAGGCGCTCGGGGGAGCGAACGCCCGCCTGATGACCGGGCAGCGTGTCGCGGGCGGGCTGCTGGCCGCACCGATGGTGCCCGTACTGCTCCTCCTGGGCGCGGCCGTTCCGTACGCGGTCGATGCCGTCACCTTCCTGGCCGGGGCGGCCCTGGTCGCCTCGCTGCGCCCCGACGTACCCGCGCGGACACCCAGACCGGCGGGCAGCACCCTGCGCACGGAGATCGCAGCGGGCCTGCGCGCCCTGTGGCACGACGGGCCCCTGCGTGGCCTGTGCGCGGCCACGGCACTGTGCAACGTGGGCATGGGCGCCCTCATCGCGACGATGGTGCTGCTGGTGACTCGCTGGCTGGACGCGGGCGACGGAGGGTATGTGGCGGCGATGACCGCGTACACCGTCGGCAGCCTCGCCGGTGGCGTACTGAACGCCTGGCTCGTCGGCCGACTCGGGCGGATACGGGCCGTGCTGCTCGCCGGAACGGCGCAGATCGGCGCGCTGGTCGTCATGGGTTCGGTGCGCAGCCTGGCCGCGCTGGTGGCAGCCCTGGCGGTGTTCGGGCTCATGGGGATGGTGTGGAACGTCAATACGACGACGCTGATGCAGAGCCGCAGCCCCGCCGCGATGCTGGGCCGGATCAGCTCGGCCTTCCGGACGCTGGCGGTCGCCGGAGCACCCCTGGGCGCACTGCTG
- a CDS encoding gluconeogenesis factor YvcK family protein codes for MTGRTPRLGRLRRVTPEGRAGRPVEARGARPRRRGAQPKVVALGGGMGLSASLAALRRITGDLTAVVTVADDGGSSGRLRDELGVLPPGDLRKALAALCGDDEWGQTWARVIQHRFQSKGELHEHAVGNLLIVALWEQLGDHVQALDLVGRLLGAHGRVLPMSAVPLELQALVRGHDPDRPDDVDTVRGQANVALTPGEVQTVHLVPHDPPAVPEAVAAVLDADWVVLGPGSWFSSVIPHLLVPELLEALTETKARRVLSLNLAPQPGETEGFSPQRHLEVLGRHAPKLALDVVLADEAAVPDRDLLTDAAKRFGAAVELAPVARTDGSPRHDTELLAAAYDRIFRMHGRIGPWR; via the coding sequence ATGACGGGACGTACACCGCGGCTGGGCAGGCTGCGCCGGGTGACCCCCGAGGGTCGCGCGGGCCGGCCCGTCGAGGCCCGCGGCGCCAGGCCGCGCCGCCGGGGCGCCCAGCCCAAGGTCGTCGCCCTGGGCGGCGGCATGGGCCTGTCCGCCTCCCTCGCCGCACTGCGCCGGATCACCGGCGACCTGACCGCTGTCGTCACCGTGGCCGACGACGGCGGCTCGAGCGGGCGCCTGCGCGACGAGCTGGGCGTCCTGCCGCCCGGCGACCTGCGCAAGGCGCTGGCCGCCCTGTGCGGCGACGACGAATGGGGCCAGACCTGGGCCCGCGTCATCCAGCACCGCTTCCAGTCCAAGGGCGAGCTGCACGAACACGCGGTCGGCAACCTGCTGATCGTCGCCCTGTGGGAGCAGCTCGGCGACCACGTCCAGGCCCTCGACCTGGTCGGCAGGCTTCTGGGCGCGCACGGCCGGGTCCTGCCGATGTCCGCCGTACCGCTGGAACTGCAGGCTCTGGTCAGGGGCCACGACCCGGATCGGCCCGACGATGTCGACACCGTACGGGGGCAGGCGAATGTCGCGTTGACGCCGGGCGAGGTGCAGACCGTGCACCTCGTGCCGCACGACCCGCCCGCCGTCCCGGAAGCCGTCGCCGCCGTCCTGGACGCCGACTGGGTGGTTCTCGGGCCCGGATCCTGGTTCTCCTCCGTGATTCCGCACCTTCTGGTGCCCGAGCTGCTGGAGGCGCTCACCGAGACGAAGGCCCGCCGGGTACTCTCGCTGAACCTCGCGCCGCAACCCGGAGAAACCGAAGGCTTCTCACCGCAGCGTCATTTGGAGGTTTTGGGACGACACGCCCCTAAACTCGCCCTGGACGTGGTGCTGGCCGACGAGGCCGCCGTGCCCGACCGCGACTTGCTGACCGATGCCGCCAAGCGGTTCGGTGCCGCGGTCGAGCTGGCGCCGGTGGCCCGGACCGACGGATCTCCTCGGCACGATACGGAGCTGTTGGCCGCCGCGTACGACCGTATTTTTCGGATGCATGGAAGGATCGGCCCATGGCGATGA
- a CDS encoding M14 family metallopeptidase, which translates to MRRRARTFLAAGALLLGGAGLAPVAVAAEGAGTPGADEVKVFRAEVTKAQIPLLLAAGQDGHELGEQAPDKGTATVEVYLTDKQADQLEDKGVDLKEHTLTAKARARVAAAGDGVYRPYGGAGNLKEEILRTAQENPALTKVVSIGKTLQGQDILALKLTKGAKKSKDGAKPSVLYMSNQHAREWITPEMTRRLMHYYLDNYSRDRRIKKIVDSTELWFVLSANPDGYDFTHRADGDRQWRKNMRDVNGDGATTIGDGVDLNRNFAYKWGYDDEGSSPFPTSETYRGAGPNSEPETKALDAFEKRVGFKYGINYHSAAELLLYGVGWQVASPSPDDVLYKSLAGTPENSAIPGYHPQISSELYTTNGEADGHAANVNGTAMFTPEMSTCQTASNLYPDDAWNAADCASVFTFPDDEKLIQQEFAKNVPFALSVAESAARPDQPKSSVGIDAPDFTPAPFTTSYSRGADQAVSVVVRKSVRDKQLKYRVNGGRTQNMALKAWKGGETFGGDDNLYFDEYRAKIADGDPGDKVEVWFTGVTKAKKPTKSTRFTYTVAPRPRADTLVVAEEGATAAQAQTYVDALKANGRKPLVWDVAALGAPDALGVLDHFKTVVHYTGAVRPGNATQLQLRAYLNEGGKLVEAGESAGGSVDLGGGTLSNDFSQYYLGAYSRTTLPSVTAFNGSGKLTGVNGALGDAPGNPLNAAGSFSVTSDNLSAATYPEFASAGAGGYPGTPNPYGPYAGSSMAAVTHSDYAWNRLARTIDLTGVSAADAPTFRTQLLWDTEEGYDHAVLEAHTAGADDWTTLPEKGGATSTTVPAECEAGFFIQGHPALTRYLTLGSGGCTPTGTSGSWNSFTGASAGWQEVNFDLSAYAGKKVEISLSYITDPGSGGRGVLADNATVVIGGTPGAVEGFETSLGAWSTPGPPAGSPAVIKDWGLSGELFKTYGAVTTGDTVLLGFGLEHVTTAADRKALLGKALAALKK; encoded by the coding sequence ATGAGACGCAGAGCGAGAACGTTCCTCGCCGCCGGCGCACTCCTGCTGGGCGGCGCGGGACTCGCGCCCGTCGCCGTGGCCGCGGAAGGCGCCGGCACACCCGGCGCCGACGAGGTCAAGGTCTTCCGAGCCGAGGTCACGAAGGCGCAGATACCCCTGCTGCTCGCGGCCGGCCAGGACGGACACGAACTCGGGGAGCAGGCACCGGACAAGGGCACGGCCACGGTCGAGGTCTATCTGACCGACAAACAGGCCGACCAGCTGGAGGACAAGGGCGTCGACCTCAAGGAGCACACGCTCACGGCGAAGGCACGCGCGCGTGTGGCCGCCGCCGGTGACGGTGTCTACCGGCCGTACGGCGGAGCCGGAAACCTCAAAGAGGAGATCCTCCGGACCGCACAGGAGAACCCGGCCCTGACCAAGGTCGTCTCCATCGGCAAGACCCTTCAGGGGCAGGACATCCTCGCGCTCAAACTGACCAAGGGCGCGAAGAAGTCCAAGGACGGCGCCAAGCCGTCCGTCCTGTACATGTCCAACCAGCACGCGCGTGAATGGATCACGCCGGAGATGACCCGCCGGCTGATGCACTACTACCTGGACAACTACTCCAGGGACCGCCGCATCAAGAAGATCGTCGACTCGACCGAACTGTGGTTCGTCCTGTCGGCGAACCCCGACGGCTACGACTTCACGCACCGGGCCGACGGCGATCGCCAGTGGCGCAAGAACATGCGGGACGTCAACGGCGACGGCGCCACCACCATCGGCGACGGCGTCGACCTCAACCGCAACTTCGCCTACAAGTGGGGCTACGACGACGAGGGCTCGTCCCCGTTCCCCACCAGTGAGACCTACCGCGGTGCCGGCCCCAACTCCGAGCCCGAGACCAAGGCCCTGGACGCGTTCGAGAAGCGCGTCGGCTTCAAGTACGGCATCAACTACCACTCCGCCGCCGAACTCCTCCTCTACGGAGTCGGCTGGCAGGTGGCCTCGCCGAGCCCCGACGACGTCCTCTACAAGTCGCTCGCCGGTACTCCGGAGAACTCCGCGATCCCCGGTTACCACCCCCAGATCTCCTCCGAGCTGTACACCACCAACGGCGAGGCGGACGGCCACGCCGCCAACGTCAACGGCACGGCGATGTTCACCCCGGAGATGTCGACCTGCCAGACCGCGTCGAACCTCTACCCGGACGACGCCTGGAACGCGGCCGACTGCGCCTCGGTCTTCACCTTCCCGGACGACGAGAAGCTGATCCAGCAGGAGTTCGCCAAGAACGTCCCCTTCGCCCTTTCGGTCGCCGAGTCCGCGGCCAGGCCCGACCAGCCGAAGTCCTCGGTCGGCATCGACGCGCCCGACTTCACCCCGGCACCCTTCACCACCTCGTACTCGCGCGGCGCCGACCAGGCGGTCTCGGTCGTCGTACGCAAGTCCGTACGCGACAAGCAGCTCAAGTACCGCGTCAACGGCGGCCGTACGCAGAACATGGCGCTCAAGGCGTGGAAGGGCGGCGAGACCTTCGGCGGAGACGACAACCTGTATTTCGACGAGTACCGCGCCAAGATCGCCGACGGCGACCCCGGCGACAAGGTCGAGGTCTGGTTCACCGGCGTGACGAAGGCCAAAAAGCCCACCAAGAGCACACGGTTCACGTACACGGTCGCCCCGCGACCGCGTGCCGACACACTGGTCGTCGCCGAGGAGGGCGCGACCGCCGCACAGGCGCAGACCTACGTCGACGCGCTGAAGGCCAACGGCAGGAAGCCCCTCGTCTGGGACGTCGCCGCCCTGGGCGCACCCGACGCGCTCGGCGTGCTCGACCACTTCAAGACGGTCGTCCACTACACGGGCGCCGTACGACCGGGCAACGCCACCCAGCTCCAACTGCGCGCGTACCTCAACGAGGGCGGCAAGCTGGTCGAGGCCGGCGAGAGCGCCGGAGGCTCCGTCGACCTCGGCGGGGGCACCCTGTCGAACGACTTCAGCCAGTACTACCTGGGCGCCTACTCACGCACGACCCTGCCGTCGGTCACCGCCTTCAACGGCTCCGGAAAACTCACCGGCGTCAACGGCGCCCTCGGAGACGCGCCGGGCAACCCGCTGAACGCGGCCGGGTCCTTCAGCGTCACCTCGGACAACCTGTCCGCGGCGACATACCCGGAGTTCGCCAGCGCGGGCGCGGGCGGCTACCCGGGGACCCCCAACCCGTACGGACCGTACGCGGGCTCCTCCATGGCGGCCGTCACCCACAGCGACTACGCCTGGAACCGCCTCGCCCGCACCATCGACCTGACCGGGGTGAGCGCGGCAGACGCGCCCACCTTCCGTACCCAGCTCCTGTGGGACACGGAGGAGGGCTACGACCACGCCGTACTCGAAGCCCACACGGCCGGGGCCGACGACTGGACCACGCTCCCGGAGAAGGGCGGTGCGACCAGCACCACCGTGCCCGCCGAGTGCGAGGCCGGGTTCTTCATCCAGGGCCACCCGGCGCTCACCCGCTATCTGACGCTCGGCTCGGGCGGCTGCACGCCCACCGGGACCAGCGGCTCCTGGAACAGCTTCACCGGGGCCTCCGCGGGCTGGCAGGAGGTCAACTTCGACCTCTCCGCCTACGCCGGCAAGAAGGTGGAGATCTCGCTCAGCTACATCACCGACCCCGGCTCCGGCGGACGCGGCGTCCTCGCCGACAACGCCACCGTCGTGATCGGCGGCACGCCGGGCGCGGTCGAGGGCTTCGAGACGTCCCTGGGCGCCTGGAGCACTCCTGGACCGCCCGCGGGCAGCCCCGCGGTCATCAAGGACTGGGGCCTGTCGGGCGAGCTGTTCAAGACGTACGGAGCGGTCACCACCGGTGACACCGTGCTGCTGGGCTTCGGCCTGGAGCACGTCACCACGGCGGCCGACCGGAAGGCGCTCCTCGGCAAGGCACTGGCCGCGCTGAAGAAGTGA